The following proteins are co-located in the Besnoitia besnoiti strain Bb-Ger1 chromosome Unknown contig00007, whole genome shotgun sequence genome:
- a CDS encoding uncharacterized protein (encoded by transcript BESB_071710): MNHAVPVLRPAFPAPFEHSPASPHGARRGGSPPPPRRSFSFSHSRLSGASPLAVLASAAAPPMSPACFLTGDALSASLSGVEPKAQKPIRSASKSLGQKAPSSWAVGPTDTGRALSAPGGPRAAGDFLSGGCSLEGAKAKTDLRGASDDEALNLTATNPSSRKATHDRTAADMSSKSYRTVDPWASFDASGRLRGGRATGDGKAPWQEPQKTWGAKGQPAGPATSFYRGRSEGTDVPAADAPNYPYVARPSNESCSTAASYYYYGDAPKAGAASWGRLQLSDGIRYASASLGKSFSGTEVPAAPLPHAEGPAGLHASASLGADFFRSTAEPLGAVGASAVVPAVPHYPYSLADPALSMATPIFQSVHYSQPYLSSSLARGIEGNCDYAVDARQALSGLGLVEEFTELASSTLQVDAAGGPWASGNSLPSVDGVALPGIFRVAERGRRADAGPPPQTYTVVPGGVAPRIQAAASDVASRTLWRAAGLAPPDGGPRSSQPQAQGALPFPNISSVFSSGKEDIATLSCEKSSILADSCADTAPEAPPAIRSSASVFSQLSLDPRLLIPSQAATRGRRDSAGSSVYLYPTGAAVGLGSVYRRLSLPATALSVGTSWASAGGSHSQTVSGWVSQASPACLGVSGEHPQVAAPQPGEKAVRPSSHSSCAPGLAEGTLTRRQLQPRKTPVCSLPVSFSAASNGEGTLQNGGVCTPPLLPSVPLFSASHTSAGDAQPPGTSAAVGAQAPAHAERRGRGPLSQASWSEESPVAAAGCVDRTSFQGAADLGGLCAERGERLESRSRALQCGAEVSGASTPWSVAATCNSSQGSTYGRGRKKVLLSSPSSATAPGRTSVSLEARSGVARASSVEWDEATATKSRRRTAASAGRAGAAAALAARKGEENAAVKTHDLIKADGGPGRHPTAADSHRGGSGWRQSATEPSAARQSSRSACAAAGRLATGPRKDARCRGFSKERLGSQAQHIAPQESGGLQAFLDDAVAAISAFFGGQPDLETEPRAQPGARRQRGGAGSKARRSETEGVRGSPVVGTINGFAYPGGCDGAASSAGALSGAPVVTSRVTTTRRLPAVPVAPLDSSCLLSSDPRHDSRPAVKLSPVRNVTSGVAASGPQVSPVEPLEPVCPPVAQAPAEAAPASPSPSASPVPEKALSAAGSSLQSTDASSDPLATFGERAARVGKALSRREERSRNEVEESLDERSLADESQSPASAVPLSARVHLCCGVLARLMMRPAGSLCLGSPTAGGSLARLPFASAAFHSFPSLSGDRPREERSSTLGICSVLLETTAKPSNRRRLLSRPMRLIHVNRWDGREVLTVDEQARNFLNDLGTQPVAVISVCGVVQTGKSALTNLLLDETHMLSPSGFPVGTPAKLEGEKNPASISLGAGAGGRHSYDAPQAGSGHGMREEDEFDGVEEATEAGKRFGKRSVHDGCTDGVWIQAVASAAGGHEGKDDITFLVLDFEGVGCTRKTVEHDQRLFTLAMLVSHYLIYNTRGVLDADAISSLAAVSMWTQKLVHSSSCDAMRDSPGSRAGSSRLSPRAGGSPSHAHGGPSVPSGWRAPSLLWTLQDFNYTLFDEDEYPLTEDDYLEAVVATATRPVPCCFPFSSSFALGSGACASSRVCAELNLPHIRMLRQQLATLFTERACLAFPHPMGDYAPADLFVDGLASGDQTPSAANLVGGGCDFLAAGDCGGSSRATVGALLSRAGAGNSSFASSFPAVSRKAGGEAAGEASPSRQGSGRVGRRRSSSQFTFFDAPAPRGSAFFSASSPPIAGAETQRESGCGVAQFDGRQSVLETVPVADFQPIYRRRLQQAKNLVFKECRLRAAQEVPTTGASFAKVLQKIIDGINDGEVPEGSSVVVGVQKEECRQWKEKCEQNFMAELRAAFQSRLPISNRELQEGALALQKKALALFKMHIIGDDDVVRSYKQQLKDRLRKITDRAIEENERHGEWKARSRLRGVRERLNIDEKLNERLYDSMAQVNDDVERLKQEFNADLRGPSHVFERMLNDQIDELLAKGSEIVCESLLDQSRQAERAVSELQRKAEEAELTLERTHELQQKLQTRDYEAEQLRRALEEERARRLSTGSGFSEYEDEFGRYRTRRSTSRRRGRSRIGVSSQSKCLGQKKCTIM; this comes from the exons ATGAACCACGCAGTCCCGGTGCTGCGACCCGCGTTTCCTGCTCCCTTTGAGCACTCTCCTGCCTCCCCgcacggcgcccgccgcggcggttCACCACCTCCCCCGCGGCGTTCGTTCTCTTTCTCGCACTCTCGACTttctggcgcctcgccgctggcggtgTTGGcatcggccgccgcgcccccgaTGAGTCCTGCGTGCTTTTTGACTGGGGACGCGTTGTCCGCGAGCCTGTCTGGTGTGGAGCCCAAGGCCCAGAAGCCGATCCGGTCGGCGAGCAAGAGTCTTGGACAGAAGGCCCCCTCCTCCTGGGCAGTCGGCCCGACAGACACAGGCAGAGCCCTGAGCGCGCCGGGTGGGcctcgagctgcaggcgacttCCTCTCTGGAGGCTGCTCGCTGGAAGGCGCCAAGGCGAAGACAGATCTGCGTGGAGCCTCCGACGACGAAGCGCTGAATCTTACTGCCACGAACCCGTCCTCGAGGAAGGCCACTCACGACCGCACCGCAGCCGACATGTCCAGCAAGTCTTACCGTACCGTAGATCCCTGGGCGTCCTTCGACGCCTCGGGGCGGCTCCGCGGGGGAAGGGCGACCGGTGACGGAAAGGCGCCGTGGCAGGAGCCGCAAAAGACGTGGGGAGCAAAAGGGCAGCCGGCAGGGCCTGCGACATCTTTTTATCGCGGGCGGAGCGAGGGCACAGATGtgcccgcggcggacgccccCAACTACCCCTACGTGGCGCGACCCTCCAACGAATCCTGCAGCACCGCCGCGTCCTACTACTACTACGGCGACGCTCCaaaggccggcgccgcgagctgggGCAGGCTCCAGCTCTCCGACGGCATCCGCtacgcctcggcgtctcttgGCAAGAGCTTCTCGGGCACGGAGGTTCCTGCCGCGCCCCTCCCGCACGCGGAGGGCCCGGCCGGGCTccacgcctctgcgtcgctcggcgcggacTTCTTCCGGTCGACCGCCGAGCCGCTTGGCGCCGTGGGAGCTTCGGCGGTGGTGCCCGCGGTGCCTCACTACCCCTACAGTCTTGCCGACCCCGCCCTCAGCATGGCCACGCCGATCTTTCAGAGTGTGCACTACTCGCAGCCTTACctgtcctcctctctcgccagAGGCATCGAAGGCAA TTGTGACTACGCTGTGGACGCGCGCCAAGCCCTTTCCGGCCTCGGATTAGTGGAGGAATTCACGG AGTTGGCGTCCTCGACGCTCCAGGTCGATGCAGCAGGAGGCCCCTGGGCCAGCGGGAATTCGCTTCCGTCTGTAGATGGGGTGGCGTTACCAGGTATTTTCCGCGTGGCggagcgaggacgacgggcGGATGCagggcctcctccgcagacCTATACTGTCGTGCCGGGAGGTGTCGCGCCGAGGATTCAGGCTGCTGCGTCCGATGTCGCGTCGCGTACCCTGTGGCGTGCGGCGGGGCTTGCTCCCCCAGACGGAGGCCCTCGGAGCagccagccgcaggcgcaagGTGCCTTGCCGTTTCCAAACATCTCTTCAGTGTTTTCTTCGGGGAAAGAGGACATCGCCACTCTCTCATGTGAAAAATCATCAATCCTCGCGGATTCCTGCGCCGACACCGCCCCCGAGGCGCCTCCAGCGATtcgctcgtctgcctcggtCTTTTCTCAGCTGAGCCTCGATCCCAGGCTTCTGATTCCCTCGCAGGCTGCGACGAGGGgtcgcagagacagcgccgGCAGTTCTGTGTATCTCTATccgaccggcgccgccgtagGACTGGGGAGTGTGTAtcggcgcctgtctctccccgCGACCGCTCTCTCGGTTGGAACTTCATGGGCGAGTGCAGGCGGGTCCCACAGCCAGACGGTTTCGGGTTGGgtctcgcaggcctcgcccgcATGCCTAGGAGTTTCTGGCGAGCATCCGCAGGTGGCTGCACCACAGCCTGGCGAGAAGGCCGTGCGCCCGTCGAGCCATTCTTCGTGTGCCCCTGGACTCGCGGAGGGGACCCTCACTCGCCGTCAGCTGCAGCCTAGAAAGACCCCCGTCTGCAGCCTCCCGGTATCgttttctgcggcgtcgaACGGCGAGGGCACGCTGCAGAATGGAGGCGTTTgcacgcctcctcttctcccgtCCGTGCCTctgttctctgcgtctcacACGagtgcgggcgacgcgcagcctcctgGGACTTCGGCGGCTGTgggggcgcaggcgcctgcgcacgcggagcggcgaggacgagggccGTTATCGCAGGCGTCGTGGAGTGAAGAGTCGCCCGTGGCTGCGGCCGGCTGCGTCGATCGGACGTCGTTTCAGGGCGCGGCAGATCTCGGGGGGCTttgcgcggagagaggcgaacgaTTGGAATCGAGATCTCGTGCGCTGCAGTGCGGCGCCGAAGTCAGTGGAGCCAGCACGCCGTGGTCGGTTGCAGCGACCTGCAACAGCAGTCAGGGCAGCACCTACGGTAGGGGCAGGAAGAAGGTGCTGCtgtcctcgccgtcctctgctACCGCACCCGGCCGCACTTCGGTGTCTCTGGAAGCGCGCAGCGGTGTCGCCCGAGCCTCGTCGGTCGAGTGGGACGAAGCGACCGCGACGAAGTCTCGGCGCCGGACGGCCGCTTCGGctgggcgcgccggcgccgcggcagcgctggCCGCGAGAAAGGGGGAAGAAAATGCTGCGGTAAAAACTCACGACCTCATCAAAGCAGACGGTGGCCCAGGCCGTCACCCCACAGCCGCAGACAGCCACCGCGGAGGTTCAGGGTGGCGGCAGTCGGCGACGGAACCGAGTGCCGCACGCCAGAGTTCCAGGtcggcgtgtgcggcggctGGGCGCCTCGCTACAGGGCCTCGGAAGGACGCACGCTGCCGAGGCTTCTCGAAGGAGCGACTGGGCTCCCAGGCGCAGCATATCGCCCCGCAGGAGAGTGGAGGCCTGCAAGCGTTCCTCGACGATGCCGTGGCGGCCATtagcgccttcttcggcggaCAACCAGACCTCGAGACCGAGCCACGCGCCCAGCCCGGCGCTAgaaggcagcgcggaggcgcgggatcgaaggcgagaagaagcgagactG agggcgtccgcggctcgcctgtcGTCGGCACGATCAACGGCTTCGCCTACCCTGGAggctgcgacggcgccgcaagTTCTGCGGGAGCCCTGTCCGGCGCGCCAGTTG TTACGTCGAGGGTtacgacgacgcggcgtctgccggcCGTTCCGGTCGCCCCGCTGGACTCCTCCTGCCTCCTGTCGTCAGACCCTCGCCACGACAGCCGCCCAGCCGTGAAGCTGTCGCCAGTGCGCAACGTGACGAGCGGCGTGGCCGCCTCGGGCCCGCAGGTGTCTCCTGTGGAGCCGCTGGAGCCGGTCTGCCCGCcggtcgcgcaggcgcccgcggaggctgcgcctgcgtcgccttcgccctcagCGTCGCCCGTCCCTGAGAAGGCACTTTCTGCAGCTGGGTCGTCGCTGCAGTCCACGGACGCGTCGTCGGACCCGCTGGCCACgttcggcgagcgcgcggcgcgcgtcggcaAGGCGCTgagtcgccgcgaagagcgcagTCGCAACGAGGTCGAGGAGTCGCTGGACGAGCGGTCGCTGGCGGACGAGAGTcagtcgccggcgtcggccgtccctctctcggcgcgcgtgcatctctgctgcggcgtcctTGCGCGGCTGATGATGCGTCCCGCGGGCTCGCTCTGCCTGGGCAGCCCcaccgccggcggcagcctggcgcggctgccgttCGCGTCGGCCGCCTTCCACAGCTTCCCCAGTCTTTCCGGAGACCGCCCGCGTGaggagcgcagcagcacgctgGGCATCTGCTCGGTGCTTCTGGAGACGACTGCCAAGCCCTCGAACCGCCGCCGCCTACTGTCGCGGCCGATGCGCCTGATTCACGTAAACCGCTGGGACGGCCGCGAAGTCCTCACCGTTGATGAGCAGGCGCGCAACTTCCTCAACGATCTGGGGACACAGCCGGTCGCGGTTAtctccgtctgcggcgtgGTGCAGACCGGCAAATCTGCGCTGACGAATTTGCTGCTCGACGAAACGCACATGCTGTCGCCCAGCGGCTTCCCCGTGGGGACGCCTGCCAAgctggagggcgagaagaatCCCGCGAGCatctccctcggcgccggcgccggcggcaggcactcctacgacgcgccgcaggccgggTCGGGCCACGGCAtgagggaggaggacgagttCGATGGCGTGGAGGAGGCCACTGAGGCCGGCAAGCGATTCGGCAAGCGGAGCGTGCACGACGGCTGCACCGACGGCGTCTGGATTCAGGCcgtcgcctcagccgcaggcggccaCGAGGGAAAGGACGACATCACCTTCCTAGTTCTCGACTTTGAAGGCGTCGG ATGCACGCGCAAGACGGTTGAGCACGACCAGCGGCTCTTTACGCTGGCCATGTTGGTGTCGCACTATTTGATTTACAACACGCGCGGCGTGTTAGACGCCGACGCAATTTCGAGTCTGGCGGCCGTCTCAATGTGGACGCAGAAGCTCGTCCACTCGAGTAGCTGCGACGCCATGCGAGACTCACCCGGGTCTCGCGCCGGCTCGAGCCGCCTGTCCCCGAGGGCCGGAG gCTCGCCTTCCCATGCGCACGGAGGCCCCTCGGTCCCGtctggctggcgcgcgccgtcgctgctctGGACGCTGCAGGACTTCAACTATACGCTGTTTGACGAAGACGAGTACCCGCTGACGGAGGACGACTACTTGGAAGCTGTcgtcgcgaccgcgacgcgcCCCGTCCCTTGCTGTTTCccgttttcctcctcgttcgcgctcggctctggcgcctgcgcgtcaagtcgcgtctgcgcggagTTGAACCTGCCGCACATTCGCATGCTTCGGCAGCAACTGGCGACGTTGTTCACCGAGCGCGCGTGTTTAGCGTTCCCCCACCCCATGGGCGACTACGCGCCAGCGGACCTTTTCGTCGACGGCCTCGCGTCGGGCGAccagacgccgagcgcggcgaacttggtgggcggcggctgcgactttctggcggccggcgactgcggcggcagtTCGCGAGCGACCGTAGGGGCCTTGCTcagtcgcgcaggcgcgggcaactcgtccttcgcctcttcgttcCCCGCGGTCTCGCGCAAGGCTGGCGGGGAGGCAGCTGGTGAAGCCTCTCCCAGCCGCCAGGGCAGCGGCCGTgtcggcaggcgccgctcgtCTTCGCAGTTTACCTTCttcgacgcgcccgcgccccggggatctgccttcttctcggcgtcctcgccgccaatcgctggcgcagagacgcagcgcgagagcggctgcggcgtcgcgcagttTGACGGAAGGCAGTCTGTTCTGGAGACTGTCCCGGTCGCGGACTTCCAGCCGATTtaccgccggcgcctgcagcaggcgaagaaCCTCGTCTTCAAGGAgtgccgtctgcgcgcggcccAGGAAGTGCCCACGACCGGCGCGAGCTTCGCCAAAGTCCTTCAGAAAATCATCGACGGAATCAACGACGGAGAAGTCCCTGAGGGCAGCTcagtcgtcgtcggcgtgcAGAAGGAAGAGTGTCGCCAGTGGAAAGAGAAATGCGAACAGAACTTCATGGCGGAGCTCCGGGCTGCCTTCCAGAGTCGACTGCCGATCTCGAACCGCGAGCTCCAGGagggcgccctcgccctgcagaagaaagctctcgccctcttcaAAATGCACATTATTG gcgacgacgacgtcgTGCGAAGCTAcaagcagcagctgaaggatCGCCTGCGCAAGATTACAGACCGGGCTATTGAAGAGAACGAG AGACACGGAGAGTGGAAGGCGCGCTCTCGATTGCGTGGggtgcgcgagcgcctcaaCATTGATGAGAAGCTCAACGAGAGGCTGTACGACAGCATGGCGCAGGTCAACGACGACGTGGAGCGCCTGAAGCAGGA ATTCAACGCAGACCTTCGAGGCCCGAGCCACGTGTTTGAGCGCATGCTGAATGACCAGATTGACGAGCTTCTCGCGAAGGGCAGCGAGATCGTGTGCGAAAGTCTTCTGGATCAGAGTCGCCAGGCAGAG AGAGCGGTcagcgagctgcagcggaaggcggaggaagcggagctGACGCTGGAGAGGACGCATGAGCTTCAGCAGAAGCTGCAGACTCGTGACTA cgaagcagagcaACTTCGGCGCGCActggaggaggagcgggcgaggcgactGAGCACAGGCAGCGGCTTCTCGGAGTACGAGGACGAATTCGGGCGATACCGGACTCGGCGATCGaccagcagacgccgcggccggtcGCGTATCGGCGTGAGTAGCCAGAGCAAGTGCCTTGGCCAGAAGAAGTGCACAATTATGTGA
- a CDS encoding uncharacterized protein (encoded by transcript BESB_071720), with protein sequence MGFYRTERRVTQQLKLAGKGLAGDLAAELPKNPASSFMKPLPSFHRELAPGNSATRASSSVEGQRKETSDSEDAFKRQRAVHVLEAAFAQLSHFHPDAYETANVRGLTKWWEDPYIFIFLCMSFAALIAMGVWCIVASYK encoded by the exons ATGGGCTTCTATAG AACAGAGCGACGTGTGACACAGCAATTGAAGCTGGCTGGCAAAGGACTTGCCGGTGACCTGGCCGCAGAACTCCCTAAGAATCCCGCGTCTTCGTTTATGAAGCCGCTTCCCTCTTTCCAccgcgagctcgcgccgGGAAACTCCGCCACTCGAGCATCTTCGAGCGTCGAGGGGCAGCGCAAGGAGACTTCTGATAGTGAGGACGCCTTCAAGCGTCAACGCGCTGTTCACGTCCTCGAAGCTGCCTTTGCTCAATTGTCAC ACTTTCACCCCGACGCCTACGAAACCGCGAATGTCCGAGGCCTAACCAAGTGGTGGGAAGATCCCTACATCTTCATTTTCCTCTGTATGAGTTTTGCCGCGCTTATTGCGATGGGAGTTTGGTGTATTGTTGCGAGCTACAAATAA
- a CDS encoding uncharacterized protein (encoded by transcript BESB_071730) has translation MNEYLRSRWHGDPGGGSSVPPVVCSIFFCAIFVILPSGRSPFLVSASVQRHPVPHVSGPASFDIQAHTPLFFSDRKGAILRHAHHADIPPAPGERFDVGGQALADSQTVSALDLTATAKGSLRDFMPSSVARPPLKLRLPAKEAPSPGDDAKVQLEPGRSSFVQTRAWITQDYLKNEFFRKVYEQRRAREEREQREAEAGDSNSDVRPEEASKIRDNAHTHTEELDAWDGSGQRSWRSVFEGRRVRAEPVQPQTTAGASQGQQRGGRDDALAAQTEETRDESSSQEVIDTSGEVAGASEAEAPQLTGASFLESDSVRVPSLSGHPLPPAQGYEQSVQSHNSLSESTSWLSHPAPPSPRSSDGPYAPSASSLMTPSSASPAASAHVRSPSPAVPQPPSALALRRPSSARSARALSFESHASPSAAPGAAAPQQRRTPSATRPLSHLQVKSQTQIIEALLSTALSTGAAALSQGAGLPATGGIPMNQITMAGMQPTMLAGAGYAAPVPYGMPVDEGLSTTEITLIVLGVVVGLSMFAGLLYISLSAGGRRRRR, from the coding sequence ATGAACGAGTACCTGCGGTCCAGATGGCACGGTGATCCCGGAGGGGGGTCGTCCGTGCCCCCAGTTGTCTGCAGCATCTTTTTTTGTGCCATCTTCGTCATTCTGCCTTCCGGTCGATCCCCCTTCCTCGTGTCTGCGTCGGTTCAACGGCATCCTGTGCCGCATGTCTCCGGCCCTGCCTCTTTCGACATCCAGGCGCACACGCCTCTTTTCTTCAGCGATAGAAAAGGAGCTATACTGCGTCATGCGCACCACGCCGATATACCGCCCGCGCCAGGGGAAAGGTTTGATGTCGGCGGGCAGGCGCTGGCAGACTCTCAGACAGTCTCTGCACTGGATTTGACAGCTACCGCCAAGGGGAGTCTCCGTGACTTCATGCCCAGCTCCGTGGCGCGTCCTCCTTTGAAGCTCAGGTTgcccgcgaaggaggcgccttCACCAGGTGACGACGCAAAAGTGCAGCTCGAACCTGGAAGAAGTTCGTTCGTGCAAACCCGCGCCTGGATTACGCAGGACTATTTGAAGAATGAGTTCTTCAGGAAAGTTTacgagcagcgacgcgcgcgcgaagagcgggAACAGAGGGAAGCCGAGGCCGGGGATAGCAATTCCGACGTAAGACCGGAAGAGGCGAGCAAGATCAGAGATAACGCCCACACGCACACAGAGGAACTGGATGCCTGGGACGGCAGTGGGCAACGGTCTTGGCGTAGTGTGTTTGAGGGCCGCCGGGTCCGCGCTGAGCCcgtgcagccgcagacgaccgCAGGTGCGAGTCAAGGGCAACAGAGAGGAGGTCGCGAtgacgcgctggcggcgcagactgAGGAAACTCGAGATGAATCGTCGAGCCAGGAGGTCATCGACACTTCTGGAGAAGTTGCGGGCGCCTCTGAGGCAGAGGCACCGCAGCTTACTGGTGCATCTTTCCTTGAGTCCGACTCTGTCCGCGTTCCATCTTTGTCTGGTCATCCTCTACCGCCGGCGCAGGGGTACGAACAATCCGTACAATCTCACAACAGTCTGTCGGAGTCCACTTCCTGGCTGTCTCATCCCGCTCCCCCGTCCCCGCGCTCTTCTGATGGCCCGTATGcaccctctgcgtcttccctCATGActccctcttctgcctcgcctgctgcgagCGCCCACGTGCGCTCACCTTCGCCAGCGGTGCCTCAGCCGCCGAGTGCCCTGGCACTGCGCCGTCCGTCTTCAGCGCGGTCAGCCAGGGCCTTGTCTTTTGAATCGCacgcctctccgtctgctgcgccgggcgccgccgcgccgcagcagagaaggacTCCATCTGCCACGCGGCCGCTCTCGCACTTGCAAGTGAAGAGTCAGACTCAAATCATCGAAGCGCTTCTGTCCACAGCGCTGAgcaccggcgccgcagccctctCTCAGGGTGCAGGTCTCCCAGCTACAGGCGGCATCCCCATGAATCAAATCACAATGGCGGGCATGCAGCCGACGATGCTCGCTGGCGCGGGGTACGCTGCTCCGGTGCCTTACGGAATGCCGGTCGATGAAGGCCTCAGCACGACTGAAATCACGTTGATAGTCTTGGGCGTCGTTGTGGGCCTGTCGATGTTCGCGGGGCTTCTCTACATCAGCCTCTCGGCAGGCGgtcggaggcgacgacgttGA
- a CDS encoding uncharacterized protein (encoded by transcript BESB_071740), with product MRPHSGSALGSTKAGGRLEAGAGGAGSANGNSPWSDGRGVVSLSVRQLEAPDRERKRRKGPRQIVRYSDEVISSWQVFTLLSGTVFTSRRLWSAVALYWVLALVICLLILHFESEASHLQYTSFKALVDYLSTLIGFLLGMYVSNSLSRWWSLRMHIDHLWGCVDDLCMLACSHVLEEDEQVDASTGVLRAPALATSPRSRQSDTESGQGEQWGSGAPETRSRCKLEDGSSDPARPQSERDAGELDSPDAGPATANTKAVTSDEGRDDTPRTAHASRPPSGRTWTGRLVESEPQIRLGGDSPRQAADHSQIRPAALVLDEQEERLLLTKANVLRLILRLGKVAMNLTFDAAERESGDLSYLQNAGLLNAEELRLLEPAPSKAQVVWVWLSQLGTLLAKRGRLLFAANATRKWHEICARGRGEVAACWAFVETQLPFSYVHLLSVLVHINNLFLSILTGVGAAACVSQLAETYEARATWFAPPGPLLGSSSVLATSVATAPPGAGGPGASAGRGPSSVRGGEGGTRLRPMQRTAVWEVTQMLLMHVMLLLVIPIFYHGMINLAQTIGHPFGYKSVAFPKDLYVHLMDAECSSFFTVGQAGPPLFQAAPFPASAARSPSCADLSPTPSSAWSSSSFLGRDKAGAACGVKAKAARDKLGR from the exons ATGCGGCCGCATTCTGGATCAGCCCTCGGCTCGACGAAGGCAGGGGGGCGACttgaggcaggcgcggggggggccGGGTCCGCGAATGGAAACTCGCCGTGGTCAGACGGCCGAGGCGTGGTTTCGCTCTCTGTACGCCAGCTGGAGGCGCCGGACCGCGagcggaagagaagaaaaggccCTCGGCAGATAGTTCGGTACAGCGACGAGGTCATAAGCTCATGGCAGGTGTTCACTTTGCTATCTGGCACCGTCTTCACCTCCCGCCGCCTATGGTCTGCAGTGGCCCTTTACTGggtcctcgcgctcgtcaTCTGCCTTCTCATTCTGCACTTTGAATCC GAGGCGTCGCATCTGCAGTATACCTCCTTCAAGGCATTGGTCGACTACCTATCAACCCTCATTGGTTTTCTCCTAGGCATGTACGTCTCCAATTCGCTTTCGCGCTGGTGGTCACTCAGAATGCACATCGATCATTTGTGGGGCTGCGTGGATGACCTCTGCATGCTTGCCTGCTCCCACGtcctcgaggaagacgagcaaGTCGATGCGTCCACCGGAGTCCTTCGAGCTCCGGCCCTAGCGACGAGTCCGCGCTCCCGGCAAAGTGACACAGAAAGCGGCCAGGGCGAGCAGTGGGGCTCAGGCGCGCCCGAAACGCGGAGCCGATGCAAGCTCGAGGACGGCTCCAGCGACCCTGCGCGACCTCAGAGCGAGAGGGATGCAGGCGAACTCGACTCGCCCGACGCGGGACCCGCCACGGCGAACACCAAGGCAGTCACTTCcgacgaaggcagagacgacaCACCACGAACCGCCCACGCGTCCAGGCCGCCGAGCGGGCGCACATGGACCGGCAGGCTAGTGGAGAGCGAACCGCAGATCAGGCTCGGAGGTGACAGCCCGAGACAGGCGGCGGACCACAGCCAAATACGCCCGGCTGCTCTGGTCCTTGACGAACAGGAAGAGCGTCTGCTTCTCACCAAGGCCAACGTCTTGCGCCTCATTCTCCGCCTGGGGAAAGTTGCCATGAACCTCACGTTTGACGCGGCTGAACGGGAAAGCGGCGACCTTTCCTACCTCCAGA ACGCCGGCCTCTTGAATGCTGAGGAGCTCCGCCTGCTCGAGCCCGCGCCTTCGAAGGCACAAGTCGTATGGGTCTGGCTCTCCCAGCTTGGCACTCTCCTCGcgaagcgcgggcgcctcctttTCGCGGCGAACGCAACTCGAAAGTGGCATGAGATCTGTGCGAGG gggcgaggcgaagTGGCTGCCTGCTGGGCCTTCGTGGAGACGCAGCTCCCGTTTTCCTACGTCCACCTATTATCTGTTTTGGTCCACATTAACAACCTGTTTCTCTCGATTCTCACGGgcgtgggcgccgctgcttgcGTCAGCCAGCTCGCGGAGACCTACGAAGCGCGAGCCACGTGGTTCGCGCCTCCAGGTCCGCTCCTCGGAAGCTCCTCAGTCCTGGCTACCAGCGTCGCTactgcgccgccgggggcAGGTGGCCCAGGAGCCTCGGCGGGTCGGGGACCGTCAAGCgtgagaggcggcgagggcggcacgCGACTGCGTCCCATGCAGCGCACCGCGGTCTGGGAAGTCACCCAGATGCTGCTGATGCACGTCATGCTGCTTCTGGTGATTCCCATCTTTTACCACGGCATGATCAACCTGGCGCAAACTATCGGGCACCCCTTCGG CTACAAGTCCGTGGCCTTCCCGAAGGACCTCTACGTCCACTTGATGGACGCAGAATGCTCGTCATTTTTTACCGTGGGGCAGGCAGGACCGCCTCTGTTTCAAGCAGCCCCATTCCCTGCCTCAGCCGCACGGTCGCCTTCGTGTGCAGACCTGTCTCCCACACCGTCGAGCGCCTGGTCCTCCAGCAGTTTTCTAGGAAGGGACAAagcgggcgccgcatgcggcgTGAAGGCGAAAGCAGCTCGCGACAAGCTAGGCAGGTGA